Proteins found in one Sphingomonas sp. SORGH_AS_0879 genomic segment:
- a CDS encoding GIY-YIG nuclease family protein, with protein MERPGYVYIMASDRNGTIYLGVTSNLAQRVLQHREGVVDGFTRKHRCHRLVWFEAHESIESARQRELRMKEWKRAWKLREIEGLNPDWDDLYDRIALP; from the coding sequence ATGGAGCGACCGGGCTATGTCTATATCATGGCCAGCGATCGCAACGGGACGATCTATCTCGGTGTGACCAGCAACCTGGCCCAGCGCGTGCTTCAGCATCGCGAAGGGGTGGTTGATGGGTTCACGCGAAAACATCGCTGTCATCGCCTCGTCTGGTTCGAGGCGCATGAGAGCATCGAATCAGCACGGCAGCGCGAGCTGCGGATGAAAGAATGGAAGCGGGCCTGGAAGCTGCGGGAAATCGAAGGGCTCAATCCCGACTGGGATGATCTTTACGACCGGATCGCACTGCCATGA